ATAGTTGCCGACCATCCTGGCGCCGTTGAAATAGCGTGGCTCGCGCACGCCGGGCACGTTCGAGACGCACACGTTGAACGGCGGCGGCGTCATCCTGGTCAGGCCGGGCACGGTATGGAGCGCGGCCGGGCTCAACAGCAGCAGTGACAGCGCCATCGCTTGCGCCCGAGGCAACTGTGAGAGAACGTTCTTGTTGTCGCGCATCGACGCATGAATGACGTCCAGGCGGTCGGCCGGGTCGTCGAGGTGGGTAGCCAGGTTGCACAACACCGCCCCGACCATATTTCCGCCCACCGAGTCGTGATGGTTGCGAAGGCTTACCGGCACCATCGCTACCAGCGGTGCGTCCGGCAGCGCGTCGTTGTCGTCGAGGTAGGCGCGCAGCGCGCCGGCGCACATCGCCAGCACGACGTCGTTAAGGCTAACTCCGGCAGCGTCTTTGACCGTCCTGACCCGGTCCAACTCCCAGGACTGGGCGGCGCAGCGCCGCGCGCCGCCGACGGCGACGTTCAGCATGGTGCGCGGCGTCCCGAAGGGCAATGTCAGCTGCTGTTCCAGCAACGCTGACCGCGCCAACCGAAGCGTCGACGGGGCAAGCCCGCCAACGGATGCCAGCATTCCACCGAGCCGGTGCAACCGCCCGCGGCGCTGCCGGCTGCGCGGGGAGCGCGAAGGTGCGGGTGACCACGGAGCCCGGAAGTCGGTGTCGTCGTCATCGGCCGAAAGTGACTGCCGCATCAGCGTGAGTCCGGATACGCCGTCGATCAGTGCGTGATGCATCTTCGAGTAGATCGCAAACCGCCCATCCTTGAGGCCCTCGATCACGTGTGTTTCCCACAGCGGCCGATGGCGATCGAGGAGGTTGGCGTGCAGCCTCGAGGTGAGCTCCAGCAGCTCGCGGACCCGGCCCGGCGCCGGCAACGCGGATCGTCGCACGTGGTAGCCGAGGTCGACGTCGTTGTCGGTGGACCAGCCGACGTTGGCGATCGAGCCATGCAAAGAGCTCGGCCGCTTGCGGAAAAGCGGTGCTATGTCCTGGCATTCGAGCATCGCCCGGTGGGTCTCGCGCACGAATGCCCGGCCGGCACCCGCAGGCGGCTCGAACAGCTGCAGCGCCCCGACGTGCAGCGGATGCTCGCGCGACTCCGCGGCCAGAAACAGCGCGTCGACCGGTGACATCAGTTCCATCCGTGTACTCCCCTCATGGCCCCTGGGCCGGTTAGCGGCCGGTCAGCCCGTCAAGACCAACCCGGACGTGTCGGCGCCGTCCGACGTGGTGAAGCGCAGGTGGTCATCGTCGACCGGGCCCTCGCGCAGCATTTTTCGGTCCGCCTGGTAGTCCATGCAGACCTGCCATGATCCTTCGGTTCCCTGGTGGGGGAACTGGGCCATCGCCCGCCGGACGTAGCCGGCGGACAAGTCCAGGAACGGCCGAGTCGACATTGCCGCGGGCACCTGCGGGCAGCAGACATCGTGTCCGTTGGCGTCCATGTGGGCCAGCAGCCGGCAGAAGTGCTCGCATACCAGCCCGACCTTGAGCGTCCACGACGAGTTGGTGTAGCCGAACAGGTAGGCGAAGTTGGGGACGTCGCTGAGCAGAAAGCTCTTGAATGCCACCTTTTCCGAGATGTCGACGGCGGTGCCGTCCACCGAGAACTTGATGCCTCCGAATGCCAGCAGGTTCAAACCGGTTGCGGTGACCACGATGTCGGCCTCCAGCTCCCGCCCGGATGCCAGCCGGATCCCGCGCTCGGTGAAGGTGTCGATCCGGTCGGTGACCACCGAAGCCCGGCCCTCACGGATGGCCCGGAACATGTCGGCGTCGGGCACCGCGCACAGCCGCTGGTCCCACGGGTTGTACGCGGGCCGGAAGTGCTCGTCGACCGGATACCCGGCCGGCAGTTGCCGGGCGTTGAGGTGACGGATCAGCCGCCGGGCGGCCTGCGGATAGTGCTGGCAGAACCGCCAGACGAGTCGCTGCTTGGCAACGTTCTTCGTGCGGGTGAGGGCGTAGGCACGGTCGCGGCCGACCAATTTGGGCAAGGTGTTGGCGATGCGGTCCTTCGACGGCACCGGGACCACGTAGGTCGGCGAACGCTGCAACATGGTCACGTGTCCGGCGGACTCGGCCATGGCCGGCACCAACGTGACCGCGGTTGCGCCGCTGCCGATGATCACCACCCGCTTGCCGCGGTAGTCCAGGTCTTCGGGCCAGTGCTGGGGGTGCACGATCTGCCCGCTAAACCGTTGCCGGCCGGGAAATTCCGGCGTATATCCCGCGTCGTAGCGGTAGTAGCCGCTGGCGCAGAAGAGCCATCCGCAACTCATGGTCACCCGTTCGCCGCAAGCCTGGCCGTCGCGCGAGCGCTCGATCTGCACCAGCCAGCGTGCGTCACGGCTGGACCATGCCGCCTCGATCACCTTGTGCCCGAACCGGATCGCCGCGCCGATGCCGTTCTCGGCCACCGTCTGGCGAAGGTAGGACATGATGGCGTCCGCGCTGGCGATCGCCTTGTCGTTCTCCCACGCCTTGAACTCGTAGCTGAACGTGTGCAGATCGGAGTCCGACCGAATTCCCGGGTACCGGAACAGGTCCCATGTCCCGCCGATGTCGCCGCGGGCCTCCACGATGGCGAACGTCTTGGCCGGCTGCATTGTCCGCAGGTAGTAAGCAGCGCCGATGCCGGAGATACCGGCACCAACTATCAACACGTCGACGTGCTCGATGCTGCTGGATTCCATGTGCGTGTCCTGTTCGGATGGGATCTGCCCCGCGGACCTCGCCGTCCGTGGGGAGGTGGCTGAACCGTCGAACACACCTTGGCGCACATCGCAGCATCGCGTCTTGACAGCAGGGGACAATATTTTGACAATTGAGGACAGATGTTGGTGGTCTTGAGCACATCGGCACAACGCCGCGCGGCGACGGTAACGACGTTGCCGACCGGGAGCCCGACAGCACAGCGGCCGGAAGTGCGCTACAAGTCGGTCAGGTCGTCGGGCACGTCGACGGAGTGCTCTTTCAGCGTCTCGAGCGGCACCACTTCGAGGGTGCGCTCATGGGTGGCGGCCAGTACCACCGGAGCCGCGCAGCCATCGTGGTGGGCCCTTAGCCAATTCATCGCGGTCACGCACCAGCGGTCACCCGGGAGCAGCCCGGGGAAGCGGTACTCGGGAACTGGCGTCGACAGGTCGTTGCCGATCGAGCGCTGATGCTCGAGGAATTCGGCGGTCACGACTGCGCAGATGGTATGCCGGCCCAGGTCTTCCGGGCCGGTGGAACAGCAGCCGTCGCGATAGAAGCCGGTCAGCGGGTCGGTACCGCACGGTTGCAGGGGGCCGCCCAGCACGTTGCGGTCAGGCTGGCGTTCAGGCACCTGCCCAGTATCGCGCTTTCCGGCCGTGGATCCGCGAAGCTGCGACCGGTATGCCGTGCTGCGGCTACCCGGCTGCCATCCGGAAGCCGGGCAGCGGTCCCACGCCGGTCAAGCTGGTGGCCGCAGCGGTGTCGACATCGGTGTACATCCGCGCGATGTCGGCGAAGGCCTCTCCGGCCCGTCGCAGCTCTTCTTGCGCCGCTTGATTGAGAGCCAGCAGCTGGACGGCCTCCGCCGTGAACGCGGCCACCGCTTGGGCCGAGACTTCGTCGGCCCCGGCGGGCAGCAGCGAGGTCAGCGGGGTCGATGCCGTCGCACCGGCCTGCAGTCCTTGGGAGGCGTTGTCGGCAACCCGCGCACCGATGTCGGCGGCTGCCGGATCGATAGACATCGACTGCATGTGTTTCTCCTGTATAGCGCCAGTCAGTGGTGGTCAGCGACGAGGTAACCGGGGCCTCAAACGATGTCAGTAGCGATAGTAGTAGTACGGCATAGTTTTTATCTGCAAATCTTGAAAAATCGGCCCTTACGTTCGTAGCGCACTGTTCGGTGAGCCTTGGCATCGCCACGGCTCGAAATCGCCTTCGAAAGCGGCCCTCGAAAGCGGCGGGGGCCGGATGGCATTCGTGGCGGCGTGCCGCACGTCTGCGCCCAACCTCTCCACACTCCACGGTCTTAGCACCGTTTCGGTTCACCTGCACCCCAAAAAATTTCGCGGGCCAATGCGGCCAGCCCCGACGTGGGCGATCGGCGGCAACGGCCAGATTGGCCCGTCGGCTTCACTGCCTGCGTGTTAGGTTCAGCGGCGTGATACTTACGGGTGCCTTCCTGGCCGACGCCGCCGCCGTGGTGGACAACAAACTCAACGTGCAGGGCGGCGTACTGTCGCGATTTGCCGTCGGGCCGGACCGGTTGGCCCGGTTTGTCTTGGTGGTGCTGACGCAGTCGGAGCCGGGCAGTTCCGACGACCGGCAGCTCAACATCGAGGCAAGGCCTCCCGCGGATGCCGAGGCAATACGCCTGCAGTTCGAAGTGCCCGAAGCGGCGGTCGCGGAGTTTCCCGGGTTCGCCTTCTTCGAGATCCAGCTGCGCTTGCCCGTCGACGGCCGTTGGGTGTTGGTCGTGACCGCCGACACCGGAGCGATCTCGCTCCCGGTTCTGGTCAGCGAGATGCCGCCGTCGTCCGGCTTCTGAGCCGGCGTGGGGCGCTCAGCGCCGTACGGTCGGTGAGCGACTGCTCCGGCGACCACGCCTCGCGGGCCGGCCCCATCGACAATCAGACGCAGTCCGAGGCGCCGTCGACGACGAAGACGGCACCGGTGGTGTAGCTGCTGTGCTCGGTGCACAAGAAGGCGACCGCGGGCGCGATCTCGCCGACCGATCCGAAACGTCGTAACGGAATATGAGCCAGCTCTGCCGCCACCAACTCGGGTGCGATGTGCATGGGTGCGGTCATCGGGGTATCGATGGTGCCCGGTGCCACCGCGTTCACCCGGATTCCCATCGGGGCCCACTTGACCGCGAGATTCCTGGTGATCGAGATGATCCCCGCCTTGGCGGCGCCGTATCCGGGTACCAGCGGCACCGCTCGCAGCGCAGACATGGACGCCATGTTGACCACGCTGGCACCGCCGCTCGCCGTGGACGCTTTCAATGCGCGGCGAAGTCCCACGGTCAATCGGTAGGGACCGGTCAGGTTGAGAGTCACCGACGTGTCGAACCCATCCGGCCTGGATTCGTCGAGCCCGCCGGGGAAGTTCGCGCCGGCGTTGTTGACGAGCACGTCCAGTCGGGCGAAACGCTGAGCCAGCTGGTCCACCGAATCGGCATCGACCAGGTGCAGCCGGTGATACGTCATGCCCGACAGGTCTGTCTCGTACTCGGCCGCGGCCGCCTTGGTTCCGGTGACCGCGACCTCGGCCCCGGCATCGCGAAACAGCGTCGCGATCGCGTGTCCGATTCCGCTGGTGCCGCCGGTGATCAGGGCGGTCGTTCCGGCGAAGTCGAAAATCACCCGCGCGGTCACGAGTTGCTCGCGATCTGATGCTTGAGCCATGCGCTTTCCCAGAAGTTCGTACTGTCGGCCAGCAATGTCTGGTGGGCTTGTCTGAGCACGGCGCGCGCCTGATCGTCGGGCACCAATTCGGCGAGATGGATCGCGTGCACCGGCCGGCCGGCGGCCAGGTGCGCGCGTGCCCGATCCAGCAGCGCGTCGGCGCCGGCCAATTCGACGACATCTGCCGCGACGGCGTCGAAGCCGACGGGGTAAAGCTCGGTCGTCGAACGGTGATGAAACCAGCCCGAGTAGTTCTCCCAGATCGCCCGCACATCCCAGGCGACCTTTCCGTAGCCTTGGCCCACGTCGTATTCCGGTGGCACGCTG
The nucleotide sequence above comes from Mycobacterium pseudokansasii. Encoded proteins:
- a CDS encoding WS/DGAT/MGAT family O-acyltransferase, which gives rise to MSPVDALFLAAESREHPLHVGALQLFEPPAGAGRAFVRETHRAMLECQDIAPLFRKRPSSLHGSIANVGWSTDNDVDLGYHVRRSALPAPGRVRELLELTSRLHANLLDRHRPLWETHVIEGLKDGRFAIYSKMHHALIDGVSGLTLMRQSLSADDDDTDFRAPWSPAPSRSPRSRQRRGRLHRLGGMLASVGGLAPSTLRLARSALLEQQLTLPFGTPRTMLNVAVGGARRCAAQSWELDRVRTVKDAAGVSLNDVVLAMCAGALRAYLDDNDALPDAPLVAMVPVSLRNHHDSVGGNMVGAVLCNLATHLDDPADRLDVIHASMRDNKNVLSQLPRAQAMALSLLLLSPAALHTVPGLTRMTPPPFNVCVSNVPGVREPRYFNGARMVGNYPMSLVLDGQALNITLTSTADSLDFGLVGCRRSVPHLQRVLGHLETSLKELERAVGL
- a CDS encoding flavin-containing monooxygenase is translated as MESSSIEHVDVLIVGAGISGIGAAYYLRTMQPAKTFAIVEARGDIGGTWDLFRYPGIRSDSDLHTFSYEFKAWENDKAIASADAIMSYLRQTVAENGIGAAIRFGHKVIEAAWSSRDARWLVQIERSRDGQACGERVTMSCGWLFCASGYYRYDAGYTPEFPGRQRFSGQIVHPQHWPEDLDYRGKRVVIIGSGATAVTLVPAMAESAGHVTMLQRSPTYVVPVPSKDRIANTLPKLVGRDRAYALTRTKNVAKQRLVWRFCQHYPQAARRLIRHLNARQLPAGYPVDEHFRPAYNPWDQRLCAVPDADMFRAIREGRASVVTDRIDTFTERGIRLASGRELEADIVVTATGLNLLAFGGIKFSVDGTAVDISEKVAFKSFLLSDVPNFAYLFGYTNSSWTLKVGLVCEHFCRLLAHMDANGHDVCCPQVPAAMSTRPFLDLSAGYVRRAMAQFPHQGTEGSWQVCMDYQADRKMLREGPVDDDHLRFTTSDGADTSGLVLTG
- a CDS encoding DUF2237 family protein, with product MLGGPLQPCGTDPLTGFYRDGCCSTGPEDLGRHTICAVVTAEFLEHQRSIGNDLSTPVPEYRFPGLLPGDRWCVTAMNWLRAHHDGCAAPVVLAATHERTLEVVPLETLKEHSVDVPDDLTDL
- a CDS encoding PE family protein; this encodes MQSMSIDPAAADIGARVADNASQGLQAGATASTPLTSLLPAGADEVSAQAVAAFTAEAVQLLALNQAAQEELRRAGEAFADIARMYTDVDTAAATSLTGVGPLPGFRMAAG
- a CDS encoding SDR family NAD(P)-dependent oxidoreductase translates to MTARVIFDFAGTTALITGGTSGIGHAIATLFRDAGAEVAVTGTKAAAAEYETDLSGMTYHRLHLVDADSVDQLAQRFARLDVLVNNAGANFPGGLDESRPDGFDTSVTLNLTGPYRLTVGLRRALKASTASGGASVVNMASMSALRAVPLVPGYGAAKAGIISITRNLAVKWAPMGIRVNAVAPGTIDTPMTAPMHIAPELVAAELAHIPLRRFGSVGEIAPAVAFLCTEHSSYTTGAVFVVDGASDCV